A window from Flavobacterium gyeonganense encodes these proteins:
- the rimK gene encoding 30S ribosomal protein S6--L-glutamate ligase, translating to MLQNKVILGSEEWCAFPELGIPTIKARVDSGAKTSAMHAINIAPFIKNDANWVKFDINPIQNNIKTVIHCEAPLIDKRIVKSSSGFREHRYVIQTSIKLGEIKWPIEMTLTNRDSMGFRMLLGREAMSGRVLVDPEEKYMLGQPSTETLKELYQNSEKASSGLRIGLLASNPELYSNKRIMEAGEMRGHEMHFLNIKECYMKLDAKTPEIHYRGGKILNQFDAIIPRIRPSITFYGCALTRQFEALKVFVLNSATAITQSRDKLYSLQLLLNSGIDIPTTGFANSPLDTDNLIKMVGGSPLIVKLLEGTQGKGVVLAETKKAAESVINAFKSLNANILVQEFIKEANGKDIRCFVIDGKVVAAIQREAMPGEFRANIHLGGTASVIKVTAEEKKIAIKAAKAMDLKVAGVDIIRSSKGPLLLEVNSSPGLEGIEGATNKDVAGEMIKAIEKNFKLI from the coding sequence ATGCTTCAAAACAAAGTCATTTTAGGCAGTGAAGAATGGTGCGCATTTCCTGAACTGGGAATCCCTACAATAAAGGCTCGTGTGGATTCAGGTGCAAAAACTTCGGCAATGCATGCCATCAATATAGCTCCATTTATAAAAAATGATGCCAATTGGGTAAAATTCGACATTAATCCAATTCAGAATAACATTAAAACCGTAATTCATTGTGAAGCTCCTTTGATTGATAAAAGAATTGTAAAAAGTTCAAGCGGTTTCAGGGAACATCGTTATGTAATTCAGACCAGCATTAAATTAGGCGAAATCAAATGGCCAATTGAAATGACATTGACTAACAGGGATTCTATGGGTTTTCGAATGCTTTTAGGTCGTGAAGCAATGAGCGGACGCGTATTAGTAGATCCTGAAGAAAAATACATGTTGGGACAGCCTTCTACTGAAACATTAAAAGAACTTTACCAAAATTCTGAAAAAGCAAGTTCTGGTCTACGCATCGGGCTTTTAGCCAGCAATCCCGAATTATACAGCAATAAAAGAATAATGGAAGCCGGAGAAATGCGCGGCCATGAAATGCATTTTTTGAACATCAAGGAATGTTACATGAAACTGGACGCTAAAACTCCCGAAATCCATTATCGTGGGGGAAAAATACTAAACCAGTTTGACGCTATTATTCCGAGAATTCGTCCAAGTATTACTTTTTATGGCTGTGCCCTGACCCGTCAATTCGAAGCTTTGAAAGTATTTGTTCTAAATTCGGCTACAGCTATAACACAGTCACGAGATAAATTGTACTCGCTGCAACTGCTTTTAAATAGTGGTATTGATATTCCAACGACTGGTTTTGCAAATTCACCTTTAGACACTGACAATTTAATTAAAATGGTTGGAGGCTCTCCTTTAATTGTAAAATTACTGGAAGGAACACAAGGAAAAGGCGTTGTTTTGGCTGAAACCAAAAAAGCTGCAGAAAGCGTAATAAATGCCTTTAAAAGTCTAAACGCAAATATATTAGTCCAGGAATTTATTAAAGAAGCTAACGGAAAAGACATTCGCTGTTTTGTGATCGATGGCAAAGTAGTCGCAGCCATTCAGCGTGAGGCTATGCCAGGCGAATTTAGAGCTAATATTCACCTTGGCGGAACTGCGTCAGTAATAAAAGTGACTGCTGAAGAAAAAAAGATCGCGATTAAAGCCGCAAAAGCAATGGATTTAAAAGTAGCTGGTGTTGACATCATTCGTTCATCTAAAGGCCCTTTGCTGCTTGAAGTAAATTCTTCTCCAGGACTTGAAGGAATTGAAGGTGCTACAAATAAAGATGTTGCCGGGGAAATGATCAAAGCAATAGAAAAGAATTTTAAATTAATTTAA
- a CDS encoding tetratricopeptide repeat protein — protein MKSKYVILASALLISVATFAQKDQIKSAEKALKGGDAQGALAQLKDAENLIVNAKDTEQGQYYFIQGNAYLDLANKKVEEGKNLSLAAESYKKLIEIEKTSGKQKFSTQAAASITQIKGLLINSAIADTQSNKAAEGAKKLYDAYSLDKKDTINLYYAASTYVNAQDYDAALPMYEELKKLNYSGKGTSYTAVNKASGNEDGFNNEKDRDLAVKLGTHEKPKKEVIPSKRGEVYKNYALILVQKGRTEDAKKALADARKANPEDSSLILSEANLYLETKDYDTYKKLVGEALQKDPNNKELIFNLGVLSANAKNAADAEKYYLKVIEIDPNYANAYLNLAALKLEAEKPIIDEMNKLGTSDKDMKRYDVLKKQRENVFKSVIPYLKKANELDPKNEDVSKTLLGVYKALEMTAEAKALKATM, from the coding sequence ATGAAAAGTAAATATGTAATACTTGCATCAGCATTATTGATTTCAGTAGCTACTTTTGCTCAGAAAGATCAGATAAAAAGTGCTGAAAAAGCATTAAAAGGCGGAGATGCCCAAGGTGCGCTTGCACAATTAAAGGACGCGGAAAATCTTATTGTAAATGCAAAAGATACAGAGCAGGGACAATATTATTTTATTCAGGGAAATGCTTATTTAGATCTTGCAAACAAAAAAGTAGAAGAAGGGAAAAATTTGTCTCTTGCTGCAGAAAGCTATAAAAAGTTAATTGAAATTGAGAAAACATCCGGAAAGCAAAAATTCTCAACTCAGGCTGCCGCTTCAATTACTCAAATCAAAGGATTGTTAATTAATTCAGCTATTGCGGATACACAATCAAATAAAGCTGCAGAAGGAGCAAAAAAATTGTATGATGCTTACTCTTTAGATAAAAAAGACACCATCAATTTGTATTATGCAGCTTCTACTTATGTAAACGCTCAGGATTATGATGCAGCTTTACCAATGTATGAAGAGTTGAAAAAATTAAATTATTCAGGAAAAGGAACAAGCTATACAGCTGTGAATAAAGCTTCTGGTAATGAAGATGGTTTTAATAATGAAAAAGATAGAGATTTAGCTGTAAAATTAGGAACTCATGAAAAACCTAAAAAAGAAGTTATTCCTTCTAAAAGAGGTGAAGTTTACAAAAATTATGCATTAATTTTAGTTCAGAAAGGAAGAACTGAAGATGCTAAAAAAGCTTTGGCTGATGCAAGAAAAGCTAACCCGGAAGATTCTTCTTTAATCCTTTCCGAAGCTAATTTATATTTAGAAACTAAAGATTACGATACTTATAAAAAGTTAGTTGGAGAAGCTTTGCAAAAAGATCCAAATAATAAAGAGTTAATTTTCAACCTTGGTGTACTAAGTGCAAATGCTAAAAATGCTGCAGATGCTGAAAAATATTATTTAAAAGTGATTGAAATAGATCCTAATTATGCAAATGCTTATCTTAATCTTGCTGCATTAAAATTAGAAGCCGAAAAACCAATTATTGATGAAATGAATAAATTGGGTACTTCTGATAAAGACATGAAGCGTTATGATGTATTGAAAAAACAAAGAGAAAATGTTTTTAAAAGCGTGATTCCATATCTTAAAAAAGCAAATGAGCTTGATCCAAAGAATGAAGATGTTTCTAAGACATTATTAGGTGTTTACAAAGCTCTTGAAATGACTGCTGAGGCCAAAGCCTTAAAAGCAACAATGTAA
- a CDS encoding DUF421 domain-containing protein has protein sequence MLFPYLDIILRSAAVYFFMTIAIRIFGKKELSQLNTADIILILLISNSVQNAMVGPDTSLWGGLVAALVLFVINFIIKKLTHKYKLISDLLLDKPEVLIHDGKLDFKTLSKLDISNDELKEAMREHGLEHFNEVKLCMLEIDGTISVISEDKKKLKQTHYKRKHNHKNFRK, from the coding sequence ATGCTTTTCCCTTATTTAGACATTATTTTAAGAAGTGCTGCCGTCTATTTTTTTATGACAATTGCTATACGAATATTCGGAAAAAAAGAGCTATCCCAATTAAACACTGCTGACATTATCCTGATTTTACTGATTAGTAATTCCGTTCAAAATGCAATGGTAGGCCCAGACACCAGTCTTTGGGGAGGTTTGGTAGCTGCTTTGGTCTTGTTTGTAATCAACTTTATAATTAAAAAATTGACACACAAATACAAGCTTATTAGCGATTTACTTCTGGATAAGCCTGAAGTCCTTATTCATGATGGAAAACTTGATTTTAAAACTTTAAGTAAATTAGACATTTCCAACGATGAATTAAAAGAAGCAATGCGAGAACATGGCTTAGAACACTTTAATGAAGTTAAACTGTGCATGCTTGAAATTGACGGTACAATTAGTGTCATTTCTGAAGACAAAAAAAAACTAAAACAAACTCATTACAAAAGAAAACATAATCATAAGAATTTTAGGAAATAA
- a CDS encoding IS3 family transposase, producing MFGIDRQVYYRKTRRIASKQNKAKEVILMVDNIRKTMPRIGTRKLYYLLLDKLQLMKIGRDKFFDILRANHLLIHPKGSYHLTTNSHHRFNKHQNRILDLEINRPEQVWVSDITYLGKRDNPCYLSLVTDAYSKKIMGYYLADNMNTESSLKAFKMALKHRNNKKLPLIHHSDRGIQYCANDYQKQLNKNKILCSMTQNSDPYENAVAERINGILKQEFMIDKYNQKAEIMQKIVKEAIDIYNEIRPHYSNYILTPNQMHNQNKIKMRTYKTKNSSKTELATV from the coding sequence TTGTTCGGGATAGACAGACAGGTTTATTATCGAAAGACTAGAAGAATAGCATCCAAACAAAACAAAGCCAAAGAAGTAATTTTGATGGTGGATAATATCAGGAAGACAATGCCTAGAATAGGTACTCGAAAACTATATTATCTTTTGTTGGATAAACTTCAATTAATGAAAATTGGAAGAGATAAGTTCTTTGATATACTCAGAGCCAATCATTTATTGATACATCCTAAAGGAAGTTATCATCTAACGACTAACTCACATCATCGATTTAATAAACATCAAAATCGAATTCTAGATTTAGAAATTAACAGACCAGAGCAAGTTTGGGTCTCTGATATAACCTATCTAGGAAAAAGAGATAATCCTTGCTATTTAAGCTTAGTCACAGATGCTTATTCTAAAAAGATTATGGGATATTATCTTGCCGATAACATGAACACAGAAAGCAGTTTGAAGGCTTTTAAAATGGCTCTTAAACACAGAAACAACAAAAAATTACCATTGATACATCATTCAGACAGAGGGATTCAATATTGTGCTAATGACTATCAAAAGCAGCTTAATAAAAATAAAATTCTATGCAGTATGACACAAAACTCTGACCCTTATGAAAATGCAGTGGCAGAAAGGATTAATGGTATTTTAAAACAGGAATTTATGATTGACAAATACAATCAAAAAGCAGAAATCATGCAAAAAATTGTAAAAGAAGCTATTGATATCTATAATGAAATCAGACCTCATTATTCTAATTACATACTTACTCCAAATCAGATGCATAACCAAAACAAAATTAAAATGAGAACCTATAAAACAAAAAACAGTAGCAAAACTGAGCTTGCTACTGTCTAA
- a CDS encoding ATP-dependent Clp protease ATP-binding subunit: MDDNFSPRVKDVITYSKEEALRLGHDFIGTEHLMLGILRDGNGKAIHILNNLAVDLDHLRRKVEILSPANHSVEVNTEKKNLHLTRQAERALKTTFLEAKVFQSSSISTAHLLLCILRNENDPTTKLLNKLKIDYDIAKEQYLNMTPNEEEFLENLPKNESYNDDSGQDDSLKESSFNNPANKSNKKSKTPVLDNFGRDLTEMAEEGKLDPVVGREKEIERVSQILSRRKKNNPLLIGEPGVGKSAIAEGLALRIIQKKVSRILFHKRVVTLDLASLVAGTKYRGQFEERMKAVMNELEKNDDIILFIDEIHTIVGAGGATGSLDASNMFKPALARGEIQCIGATTLDEYRQYIEKDGALERRFQKVIVEPTSVEETIAILNNVKDKYEDHHNVTYTPEAIEACVKLTNRYMSERFLPDKAIDAMDEAGSRVHITNIDVPKQILDLERQLEEVRENKNMVVKKQKYEEAAKLRDDEKRIEKDLALAQEQWEEDSKSNRIEVTEDNVADVVSMMTGIPVNRIAQTESNKLAKLPELIQNKVIGQNDAVLKIARSIQRNRAGLKDPNKPIGSFIFLGQTGVGKTQLAKVLAKELFDSEDALVRIDMSEYMEKFAISRLVGAPPGYVGYEEGGQLTEKVRRKPYCVVLLDEIEKAHPDVFNMMLQVLDDGYLTDSLGRKIDFKNTIIIMTSNVGARQLKDFGQGVGFGTAAKVAQADENSKSIIENALKKTFAPEFLNRIDDVIVFNALEKADIDLIIEIELKKLYARISELGYNLSLTDKAKAFIAEKGFDRQFGARPLKRAIQKYVEDLLAEEIITSKIHSGDEIVMDLKDNSEELSVEIHKAEEPTNQ; the protein is encoded by the coding sequence ATGGATGATAATTTTTCACCAAGAGTAAAAGATGTTATTACATACAGTAAAGAGGAAGCTCTTCGCTTAGGGCACGACTTTATTGGTACTGAACATCTAATGCTGGGCATTTTAAGAGATGGTAACGGAAAAGCTATTCATATACTTAATAACCTGGCAGTCGATTTAGACCATTTACGCAGGAAGGTAGAAATACTGAGTCCGGCCAACCACAGCGTTGAAGTAAACACCGAAAAGAAAAATCTTCATCTTACCCGACAGGCCGAAAGGGCACTGAAGACTACTTTTCTAGAGGCTAAAGTATTTCAAAGTTCGTCGATTAGTACGGCTCACCTGCTTTTATGCATCTTACGAAACGAAAACGATCCAACAACCAAGCTATTGAATAAACTAAAAATAGATTATGATATAGCTAAAGAACAATATTTAAATATGACTCCAAACGAAGAAGAATTCTTAGAAAACTTGCCAAAAAACGAATCATATAACGATGATTCAGGACAAGATGACAGTTTAAAAGAAAGTAGTTTTAACAATCCAGCCAATAAGTCAAACAAAAAATCGAAAACTCCGGTATTAGATAATTTTGGGAGAGATTTAACAGAAATGGCCGAAGAAGGAAAACTAGATCCTGTTGTAGGACGCGAAAAAGAAATTGAACGTGTTTCTCAAATCTTAAGTCGAAGAAAAAAGAACAATCCACTCCTTATTGGAGAACCGGGAGTTGGTAAATCTGCTATTGCAGAAGGACTGGCTTTGCGTATAATCCAAAAGAAAGTATCGCGTATTCTTTTTCACAAACGCGTTGTTACTCTTGACCTGGCAAGCTTAGTTGCCGGAACAAAATACAGAGGACAATTTGAAGAAAGAATGAAAGCCGTAATGAACGAGCTTGAGAAAAACGACGATATTATTCTTTTCATTGATGAAATACATACTATTGTTGGTGCCGGCGGAGCAACTGGTTCACTTGATGCCTCAAACATGTTTAAACCAGCATTAGCAAGAGGTGAAATACAATGTATTGGTGCTACCACTCTTGATGAGTACAGACAATATATTGAAAAAGATGGTGCTTTAGAAAGACGTTTCCAAAAAGTAATTGTGGAACCAACTTCTGTTGAAGAAACAATTGCCATTTTGAACAATGTAAAAGACAAATACGAAGACCATCACAATGTAACTTATACTCCGGAAGCAATTGAAGCCTGCGTTAAATTAACCAACAGATATATGTCTGAACGTTTTTTACCAGACAAAGCTATCGATGCCATGGATGAGGCCGGATCTCGTGTACACATCACTAATATTGACGTTCCAAAGCAAATTTTGGATTTAGAGCGTCAGTTAGAAGAAGTTCGTGAGAACAAAAATATGGTTGTCAAAAAGCAAAAATATGAAGAAGCAGCCAAACTTCGCGATGATGAAAAACGTATTGAAAAAGACCTAGCACTTGCTCAGGAACAATGGGAAGAAGATTCTAAAAGTAATAGAATTGAAGTTACTGAAGACAATGTAGCCGATGTGGTTTCAATGATGACCGGAATTCCTGTAAACAGGATCGCACAAACAGAAAGCAACAAACTGGCCAAGTTACCGGAACTAATTCAGAATAAGGTAATTGGACAAAACGATGCTGTTTTAAAAATCGCACGTTCTATTCAGCGTAACAGAGCCGGACTTAAAGATCCAAACAAACCAATTGGTTCATTTATTTTCTTAGGTCAGACCGGAGTTGGTAAAACGCAATTGGCAAAAGTTTTAGCAAAAGAATTATTCGATTCTGAAGATGCCTTGGTTCGTATCGACATGAGCGAATATATGGAGAAATTTGCTATCTCCCGTTTAGTTGGAGCGCCTCCGGGATATGTTGGCTATGAAGAAGGTGGACAGTTAACCGAGAAAGTTCGCAGAAAACCTTATTGTGTAGTACTTTTAGATGAGATTGAAAAAGCACATCCAGATGTATTCAACATGATGCTTCAGGTTTTAGATGATGGTTATCTGACTGATAGTTTAGGTCGTAAAATCGACTTTAAAAACACAATCATTATCATGACTTCGAATGTTGGTGCACGTCAGTTAAAAGATTTTGGACAAGGTGTTGGTTTTGGAACTGCTGCTAAAGTTGCTCAGGCTGATGAAAATTCGAAAAGCATTATTGAAAATGCATTGAAGAAAACCTTTGCTCCGGAATTCTTAAACAGAATTGATGATGTAATCGTATTTAATGCATTAGAAAAAGCTGATATCGATCTTATCATCGAGATTGAGCTTAAAAAATTATACGCTCGTATTTCTGAACTTGGATATAATTTAAGCTTGACTGATAAAGCTAAAGCATTTATAGCCGAAAAAGGCTTTGACAGACAATTTGGGGCAAGACCTCTAAAAAGAGCTATTCAAAAGTATGTTGAAGATTTGTTAGCCGAAGAAATCATCACTTCAAAAATACATTCAGGTGATGAAATTGTAATGGATTTAAAAGATAATTCAGAAGAACTTTCAGTAGAAATACACAAAGCAGAGGAGCCGACCAATCAATAA
- a CDS encoding transposase produces MEEYSNYVKRTQRDYSMSLKLQIVREVEQGSSSITQIRKQYGIQSHATVLGWLRKFGNFDWENQSPLNMAKSPEQKIMELEAQVKLLEKQKALLERQAYVADKKAILFDMMIDLAEKEYHIDIRKNSAPEQSPASEQKNKKQ; encoded by the coding sequence ATGGAAGAATACAGCAATTATGTAAAGCGCACCCAGCGAGATTACAGCATGTCCTTAAAACTTCAAATCGTTAGAGAAGTTGAGCAAGGTAGTTCATCAATTACCCAAATTAGAAAACAATATGGCATTCAAAGCCATGCTACAGTTCTGGGCTGGTTACGAAAATTTGGTAACTTTGATTGGGAAAACCAATCTCCTTTGAATATGGCAAAGTCACCCGAACAAAAAATTATGGAACTTGAAGCCCAAGTCAAGCTATTAGAAAAACAAAAGGCTCTTTTAGAACGACAAGCTTACGTTGCAGATAAAAAAGCAATCTTGTTTGACATGATGATTGATTTAGCTGAGAAAGAATATCATATCGATATCCGAAAAAACTCTGCACCCGAACAATCGCCCGCTTCAGAGCAAAAGAACAAAAAACAGTAG
- the gyrA gene encoding DNA gyrase subunit A, with protein MSEGEKLIPINIEEEMKSAYIDYSMSVIVSRALPDVRDGLKPVHRRVLYGMYDLGVTSRSAHKKSARIVGEVLGKYHPHGDTSVYDAMVRMAQEWSMRYLLVDGQGNFGSVDGDSPAAMRYTEARMKRISEEIMADIEKETVDFQLNFDDTLYEPKVMPTRVPTLLVNGATGIAVGMATNMPPHNLTEVINGTLAYLDNNDIEVDELMTHIKAPDFPTGGIIYGYEGVREAFKTGRGRIVMRAKVGFEEVDGRESIIVTEIPYQVNKADMIKRTADLVNEKKIEGIANIRDESDRNGMRIVYILKRDATPNVVLNTLYKFTQLQSSFSVNNIALVKGRPQMLNLKDMIHYFIEHRHDVVVRRTQFELRKAEERAHILEGLIIASDNIDEVIAIIRGSKNTEEAREKLIERFSLSDIQARAIVEMRLRQLTGLEQDKLRAEFEELMKLIEHLKALLADVNLRTDLIKEELVEIRDKYGDERRSQIEYSGGDVSIEDLIADENVVITISHAGYIKRTNLTEYKTQNRGGVGQKSAGTRDQDFLEHMFVATNHQYMMFFTQKGKCFWMRVYEIPEGSKTAKGRAIQNLVNIESDDKVKAFICTQDLKDKDYINSHNLVMVTKQGQVKKTSLEKYSKPRVNGVAAITIKEGDELMGAQLTNGESQIILAVKSGKLVRFEETKTRPMGRTASGVRGITLKDDTDEVIGMVTVDKNDINDSQILVVTENGYGKRTKLVDEDGEDVYRITNRGGKGVKTLNITEKTGKLISINAVTDSDDLMIINKSGLTIRMAIEDLRVMGRATQGVRLINLKGKDSIAAVTTVMKDEVEEVVVDEDGNVIESGIERVKPDLEVLEDDVVAEDDEDDDSEEEVEDEDDAEEEESEE; from the coding sequence ATGTCTGAAGGAGAAAAGTTAATTCCTATTAACATCGAAGAAGAAATGAAATCAGCTTACATCGATTATTCGATGTCGGTAATCGTATCAAGGGCACTTCCGGATGTTAGAGATGGCTTGAAACCGGTACATCGAAGAGTTCTTTACGGAATGTATGACTTAGGAGTAACATCAAGATCAGCCCACAAAAAATCTGCGAGAATCGTGGGAGAAGTTCTGGGTAAGTATCACCCTCATGGGGATACATCTGTTTATGATGCCATGGTTCGTATGGCTCAGGAATGGAGTATGCGTTATCTTTTAGTTGATGGTCAGGGTAATTTTGGTTCTGTAGATGGGGATAGCCCTGCAGCAATGCGTTACACTGAGGCCAGAATGAAAAGGATTTCGGAAGAAATTATGGCAGATATCGAAAAAGAAACTGTTGATTTTCAATTGAACTTTGACGATACATTATATGAACCAAAAGTAATGCCTACGAGAGTTCCTACATTGTTAGTTAACGGGGCAACAGGTATTGCAGTTGGTATGGCTACAAATATGCCTCCACACAATTTAACAGAAGTTATCAATGGTACTCTGGCATACCTTGATAATAACGATATTGAAGTGGACGAATTAATGACACATATTAAGGCTCCGGATTTTCCAACCGGTGGTATAATATATGGTTATGAAGGCGTTCGCGAAGCATTTAAAACCGGTAGAGGACGTATTGTAATGCGTGCTAAAGTTGGTTTTGAAGAAGTTGACGGAAGAGAATCTATCATTGTTACTGAAATTCCGTATCAGGTTAATAAAGCTGATATGATTAAACGTACAGCAGACCTTGTTAACGAGAAGAAGATTGAAGGTATTGCGAATATCCGTGATGAGTCTGACAGAAACGGTATGCGTATCGTTTACATCTTAAAGCGCGATGCAACTCCAAATGTAGTTTTAAATACCTTATATAAATTTACACAATTACAGTCTTCTTTTAGTGTAAATAATATTGCATTAGTAAAAGGTCGTCCTCAAATGCTGAATCTGAAAGACATGATTCATTATTTTATTGAACACCGTCATGATGTAGTTGTAAGAAGAACTCAATTTGAATTACGTAAAGCTGAAGAAAGAGCCCATATTTTAGAAGGATTAATTATTGCATCAGATAACATTGATGAAGTAATTGCTATTATCAGAGGTTCTAAAAATACAGAAGAAGCCCGTGAGAAATTAATTGAAAGATTTAGTTTATCAGATATTCAGGCCCGTGCAATTGTCGAAATGCGTCTGCGTCAGTTAACAGGTCTTGAGCAGGATAAATTGAGAGCTGAGTTTGAAGAATTAATGAAATTAATCGAACACTTAAAAGCATTGCTGGCAGACGTAAATTTAAGAACCGACTTAATTAAGGAAGAACTTGTTGAAATCCGTGATAAATATGGAGACGAGCGTCGTTCCCAAATTGAATATTCTGGTGGAGACGTAAGTATTGAAGATTTAATTGCCGATGAAAATGTAGTAATTACAATTTCGCATGCAGGTTACATCAAACGTACAAACTTAACAGAATACAAAACTCAAAATAGAGGAGGAGTTGGTCAGAAAAGTGCCGGAACAAGAGATCAGGATTTTCTTGAGCATATGTTCGTAGCAACGAATCACCAATATATGATGTTCTTTACGCAAAAAGGAAAATGTTTCTGGATGCGTGTTTATGAAATTCCTGAAGGAAGTAAAACGGCAAAAGGAAGAGCAATTCAAAACCTTGTAAATATTGAAAGCGATGATAAAGTAAAAGCTTTCATTTGTACACAGGATTTAAAAGATAAAGATTATATCAACAGCCATAATTTGGTTATGGTTACCAAACAGGGTCAGGTTAAGAAAACATCTTTAGAGAAATATTCTAAGCCTAGAGTAAATGGTGTAGCAGCTATTACTATTAAAGAAGGTGATGAGTTGATGGGGGCACAGTTAACAAACGGAGAAAGCCAAATTATCTTAGCTGTAAAGTCCGGAAAACTGGTTCGTTTTGAAGAAACGAAAACGCGCCCAATGGGAAGAACAGCTTCTGGCGTTCGCGGTATTACACTAAAAGATGATACTGATGAAGTTATTGGTATGGTTACTGTTGATAAAAATGATATTAATGATTCACAAATTCTGGTTGTAACTGAAAATGGTTATGGTAAACGTACTAAATTAGTTGATGAAGATGGTGAAGATGTTTACAGAATTACAAACCGTGGAGGTAAAGGAGTTAAAACGCTAAATATCACTGAAAAAACTGGAAAATTAATCTCTATTAATGCTGTAACGGATTCTGATGATTTGATGATTATCAATAAATCAGGACTGACAATCAGAATGGCGATTGAAGATTTACGTGTTATGGGGCGTGCTACTCAGGGTGTAAGACTTATTAATTTAAAAGGGAAAGATTCTATTGCAGCTGTTACAACTGTGATGAAAGATGAAGTTGAAGAAGTTGTTGTAGATGAAGACGGAAATGTTATTGAATCCGGAATTGAGAGGGTTAAACCCGATTTAGAAGTTCTTGAAGATGATGTTGTAGCCGAAGATGATGAAGACGATGATTCTGAAGAAGAAGTTGAAGATGAGGATGATGCTGAAGAAGAGGAATCTGAAGAATAA